From the Terriglobia bacterium genome, the window CCCGGTAGCACTCCAGCATTTCTTCAGAAATCTGCTCGGATTTTCCGTGCAAGGCGTTGTGGAAGGCCTTCGTGACATTGAAAAAGGCCTGGTCTCCTTTGATCACATCCCAAGCCGCATCGACACCGAGTTCGCGCAGCAGGGGCACCATCCTCGTGAGGATCTCTGCCACGCCGCCGCCGACCGGGGTCGAATTGATGTTTTGCAGCCGCTTGGTCCGGACACGATCGGCGACGACTTTGAGCTCGTCCAGAATCTCGACCCCAACGATGCCCTCGTAATCCCGCAGCTTCATGGGCATATCAATGCGCTCCCTTCCGGCGGCTCAACTCGATGATCTCGTTTTTCAGCTCGTCCATGGTGCGTTCATAGGGATCCAGTGCACCGATAGCCCCGGCAAGTTCCGTCTTACCCCACCCTGCCAGCCATTGGGAAAAATCGTTGGTGGCACGCTCCAGCCGGAAGCGCGCCTCCAGAAAATGGAAGTAGAGCGAGTTGTTCGTAATCGTCGGCAATTTGGAGAAAAAATCCGCGACGTTGCTCCCGACCGTGCCGAGCGGCATGATAAAGCTCTTGGACTTGCAGAAATGAAACTCATCGCCAGGCGGGCATTCGCGGGCACGTCCGCCGACCGTGCGCAGGTGAATCTCGATCGTCTGCACGATGCTGTCGCGCAGTTGCCTCACCGAGGTGAAAGCCAGCATGTCGATGGCGGCGAGTTTTTCCGATAGCGCATCCTCCCGCAACGCCTCGCCGACCCAAACGGCAAAGTCGTTGTAGACCACGGGCTTCTCAAAGTGGTGTGTCAGAAAACGCTGGTGGGTGTGATAGAAGACAGAAGAGCCCGGCACTTCGCGCAAAATGGCGAGCAGCTGGGGGAGAGTACGCGCGTTCCGGCCGGTGAGTTCGACCAGATGACGTTCCGTGTAAAATCGAAACGGCTCAGGGTGGTTCATCCCCCCAACCTCCGCGGTGGATGATAACAACACACGTCTATATTGTGATTCCAGATTGGTCGTTGGGCAAGCTGCGGCAACCGGGTCTGCTGCCGTCCTGGCGCAATTTGCCAGGGGAGCTGTATCGGCCGCTGAGATCGTTGTTTCAAAGGCCAGCACACCCGGCTTGCCCCGCCTCGTGGATCTGTTCGGACAGGATGGCCGACCGCCTGCAGCGGAACTCGATGGGGCAACAAAGAGCAATCTTGCCGACATCAGGATTCCCAAAGGTGCCTTTTTCGGAAGTTTGGTGGCGCCGCGGAGCCGGATTCGATAGAATGTAAGTTTTATATTGGCCCACGAGGCGCGTTTCCATGAAATCCATATCAATTCTTGGTTCGACGGGTTCCATCGGCACCAATACTCTCCGGGTGACTTCCAGTTTCCCCGCTGCTTTTCGTGTCGTAGGGCTGGCCGGCGGCAGAAACATCTCGTTGCTGGCGAACCAAATAGAGGCCGCCCATCCACGGATCGCGTCCAGCCTGGACGAATGCACCTCCCGTGAGTTGCAGGCGATCCTGCGCCACCGAGGGTACCCTCTCGATCAGACCCGCTTCGTTTATGGAGAGGAGGGGACGACCGAGGTCTCGTGCCATCCGGAGGCGACGACAGTCCTGTCGGCCATCACCGGAGCCGCGGGGCTGCTGCCGACCTATCGCGCAGTCGAGAGCGGCAAGCACATCGCCCTGGCCAACAAAGAGACGCTGGTCATGGCGGGTCAATTGATGATGGAAAAGGCGCGCGAGCGCGGCGTGGAAATCCTGCCGGTGGACAGCGAGCACAACGCGATCCACCAGTGCCTGCGCAGCGCATGCCGGAGCGAGATCCGGCGTTTGATCCTGACCGCTTCGGGCGGGCCGTTCCGGGACACCCCGAAGGAGAAGTTGGCCGCGGTTACGAGAGAAGAGGCCTTGAACCATCCCACCTGGCGCATGGGAAAGAAAATCACCATCGATTCCGCCACCCTCATGAACAAGGGGCTTGAAGTCATCGAGGCCTCCTGGCTGTTCGGTGTCACAGCCGACGAGGTCGCCGTCACGGTCCATCCCCAGAGCATCGTCCACTCGATGGTTGAATTCATCGATGGATCCGTCCTGGCTCAGTTGGGGCTGGCAGACATGCGCGTCCCCATCCAGTATGCCCTGACATATCCGGAAAGGTGGAACTGCGCGCTCCCCTCCCTCGATCTCCAGAAACTCTCCAGGCTCGAATTTCTAGAGCCTGATCATGACAAGTTTCAGTGTCTGAACCTCGCATATCGGGCGTTGCGGTCCGGGGGCACGGCCCCTGCAGTGCTCAATGCTGCCAACGAGGTTGCTGTCGAGTCTTTCCTGGACAACAGGATCGGGTTCGACGGCATCCCCAGCATCATTGCCTCGGTACTGGACGCACATACTCCGGTAGAAGCTTCCTCCCTCGGCGCCGTTCTCGATGCCGATGCCTGGGCGCGACGGAAGGCATGGGAGTTCGCAGACCACACGTGCTCGGCTGCGCATTGAGAGTTTTTCCCCTTTGGAGCATCATAATTAGGGGGAGCAAGAGGAAACTGTTCTGATGGTAACAACTATCCTGGCTTTCATCGTGGTGCTGGGCATCGTGATCACTGTTCACGAGTTCGGTCATTTCGCCATGGCCAAGCTGTTGAAGATCCGGGTGATCACCTTTTCATTGGGTTTCGGCCCACGCCTCGCTGGATTTACGCGCGGAGGCACGGAGTATCGCGTAAGCCCCCTACCTCTGGGCGGTTACGTGAAGATGGCCGGGGAGGCGTTTGATGAGGAGCGTCAAGGAGCTCCGGACGAGTTCCAGTCTCATCCCAAGTGGCAC encodes:
- a CDS encoding DUF5752 family protein; its protein translation is MNHPEPFRFYTERHLVELTGRNARTLPQLLAILREVPGSSVFYHTHQRFLTHHFEKPVVYNDFAVWVGEALREDALSEKLAAIDMLAFTSVRQLRDSIVQTIEIHLRTVGGRARECPPGDEFHFCKSKSFIMPLGTVGSNVADFFSKLPTITNNSLYFHFLEARFRLERATNDFSQWLAGWGKTELAGAIGALDPYERTMDELKNEIIELSRRKGAH
- a CDS encoding 1-deoxy-D-xylulose-5-phosphate reductoisomerase, with protein sequence MKSISILGSTGSIGTNTLRVTSSFPAAFRVVGLAGGRNISLLANQIEAAHPRIASSLDECTSRELQAILRHRGYPLDQTRFVYGEEGTTEVSCHPEATTVLSAITGAAGLLPTYRAVESGKHIALANKETLVMAGQLMMEKARERGVEILPVDSEHNAIHQCLRSACRSEIRRLILTASGGPFRDTPKEKLAAVTREEALNHPTWRMGKKITIDSATLMNKGLEVIEASWLFGVTADEVAVTVHPQSIVHSMVEFIDGSVLAQLGLADMRVPIQYALTYPERWNCALPSLDLQKLSRLEFLEPDHDKFQCLNLAYRALRSGGTAPAVLNAANEVAVESFLDNRIGFDGIPSIIASVLDAHTPVEASSLGAVLDADAWARRKAWEFADHTCSAAH